A DNA window from Zingiber officinale cultivar Zhangliang chromosome 3A, Zo_v1.1, whole genome shotgun sequence contains the following coding sequences:
- the LOC122050566 gene encoding RING-H2 finger protein ATL40-like, protein MTFPLVVFCVALPWPVVLLVKTLARIRSFLVVTLDAQSSIPLPPPLPPSLVMAKLPVVQLQASAAGDACAFCLERLQPQDEVRLLANCRHTFHRACTDRWVAKGQAQCCPLCRSDILPPPAAAPSMVVGTLTYVLVEIYTQAREAMETCVHAWRYVWS, encoded by the coding sequence ATGACGTTTCCTCTCGTCGTCTTCTGCGTCGCACTGCCATGGCCGGTGGTGCTGCTGGTCAAGACCCTCGCTCGCATCCGCTCCTTCCTCGTCGTCACCCTCGACGCACAAAGCTccatccctcttcctcctccgctGCCTCCGTCGCTCGTCATGGCCAAACTCCCGGTGGTCCAACTCCAGGCCTCCGCCGCCGGCGACGCCTGCGCCTTCTGCTTGGAGAGGCTGCAGCCGCAGGATGAGGTCCGACTGCTCGCCAACTGCCGCCACACCTTCCACCGCGCCTGCACCGACCGCTGGGTCGCCAAGGGCCAGGCCCAGTGCTGCCCGCTGTGCCGGTCAGACATTTTGCCCCCTCCAGCTGCAGCGCCATCGATGGTGGTTGGAACGTTAACGTACGTGCTGGTCGAGATATACACGCAAGCTAGGGAAGCGATGGAGACGTGCGTGCATGCATGGCGATATGTATGGAGTTAG